The sequence CTTGGCGCTCCAGCTCACGCATGGTGTCCAGCACCGCCTTGTGCTCGGTCTTGAGCGTGATGAGGTGCTTGCCCTTGCCTTGGTAGAAATGCGCTGCACCCTTGATGGCCAGGTTGATGGACTCGGTGGCACCACTGGTCCAGACGATTTCACGCGAATCCGCACCGATCAGGTCAGCGACTTGCTTGCGTGCATTTTCGATGGCCTCTTCCGCCTCCCAGCCCCAGGCATGGCTGCGCGATGCCGCGTTGCCAAAATGCTCACGCAGCCAGGGGATCATGGCGTCGACAACGCGCGGATCCACAGGCGTGGTCGCGCCGTAGTCGAGATAGATGGGGAAATGCGGGGTCATGTCCATGGCTGGCTCTATGAAATCAGGCTGGCAAACAAGAAATGCCGGGAATGCCGAAAAAACTGGCTGAGCAGGAGGCGAGGCGGCCAGCAGATGACCGACCCGCGCCTTCCGGCATCAGGATTTGGCGAAGGCGTTGCCCAGTGCGAACACCGAGTTGGGCGCATTCACGCGGATGGGCTTGACCACGGGTGCGGTCGAGATGGCGCGACGCACCACGGGCTTGTCTTCAATCTGCACGCCCTTGGCGATCTGCTCGTCCACCAGCTTTTGCAGGGTGACGGAGTCGAGGAATTCGACCATGCGCTGGTTCAGCGCGGCCCACAGCTCGTGGGTCATGCAACGGCCGGCTTCGCCCAGACAGTTTTCCTTGCCGCCACACTGGGTGGCGTCAATGGGTTCGTCCACCGAGACGATGATGTCGGCCACGGTGATGTCGGCAGCCTTGCGGGCCAGGGTATAGCCACCGCCAGGGCCACGGGTGGATTCCACCAGTTCGTGGCGGCGCAGCTTGCCAAACAATTGCTCCAGGTAGGAGAGCGAAATTTGCTGACGCTGGCTGATGGCGGCCAGGGTCACTGGACCGTTGTTCTGGCGCA comes from Comamonas sp. GB3 AK4-5 and encodes:
- the iscR gene encoding Fe-S cluster assembly transcriptional regulator IscR, which produces MRLTTKGRFAVTAMIDLALRQNNGPVTLAAISQRQQISLSYLEQLFGKLRRHELVESTRGPGGGYTLARKAADITVADIIVSVDEPIDATQCGGKENCLGEAGRCMTHELWAALNQRMVEFLDSVTLQKLVDEQIAKGVQIEDKPVVRRAISTAPVVKPIRVNAPNSVFALGNAFAKS